The Acidimicrobiales bacterium DNA window TCCAGTACGGCGGTTCGGTCAAACCGGTCAATGCTCCTGACCTGATGCGGCAATCCGACATCGACGGCGCACTGGTTGGAGGGGCTTCGCTGGATGCTGACGAGTTCGCCCGGATCATCGCCTACCGACTGGTCGGGTGACCGTCCGGCCACCGATAGCCTTCAGCCCACCATGTTCGTAATCGTTGCCATCGTTCAGGCTCTCTCGGGGCTCGGCCTGATCTTTCTCGTGCTGCTTCACAGCGGGAAGGGAGGCGGCTTGTCCGACATGTTCGGCGGGGGTATCGGCGCCCAGACCGCCGGTTCGACTGTGGTGGAACAGAATCTGGACCGGATAACCGTGCTAACGGCCCTGGTCTTTGCCTTCACCACAATCACCCTGGGCCTCCTCTTCTAGCAGCCGTCAGGCCCTGTTGGCCCTGCGGGGCACGGTAGAGCGACCGGTAGATTGGCCGCCGTTCCGGATAAGTCCGGAAGCCACGTCGGAGTGGCGGAATTGGCAGACGCGCCAGCTTGAGGGGCTGGTGCCCGCAAGGGCGTGGGGGTTCAAGTCCCCCCTCCGACACGACTAGAACCGCTATTTCATAGGGTTCGCTGCTCGTTTACGGGCAGCGGAGTTTCATTGTGTCTGCCGGTCTAGAACGCCTTGCCGTAGTCGACCGTGTACCAACGCTCCGGCGTGAGC harbors:
- the secG gene encoding preprotein translocase subunit SecG, coding for MFVIVAIVQALSGLGLIFLVLLHSGKGGGLSDMFGGGIGAQTAGSTVVEQNLDRITVLTALVFAFTTITLGLLF